A genomic window from Thunnus maccoyii chromosome 2, fThuMac1.1, whole genome shotgun sequence includes:
- the tab1 gene encoding TGF-beta-activated kinase 1 and MAP3K7-binding protein 1 isoform X1, translated as MAAQPRNLMQSHQSWTDDLPLCKMCGVGTAPNCVYGPDGKGTESHPNEDGYLRLKTENGCFLYGVFNGYDGCRVTSVASQCLSAELLLGQLNSSHTDNDVRRMLTQAFDVVEKSYFATIGDALAMKAELSNFDSPSQIENMSFHHLSSLNQNPQERLERLKQLEQEVSGGATAVVALILNNKLYIANVGTNRALLCKSSSDGQNQVLQIGRPHSTDNEDELQRLAALGLDSARIRQAGQIGGQSSTRRLGDHRVKNNYNEIDLLSAAKSKPVIAEPEIHGSLSLDSVTGFLLLMSEGLINALESAHGPEQANQEIVAMVAAELAQQTSLEAVAQSVVERVKRLHHDVYVSGRQRATYCSRHEDMTLLIRTLNYPLADGALTPTQGGRIYPVSVPYSNSQSTSKTSVTLSLVMPSQSTLTNGTNTASTLEEGTPTPGSQSPTATLQSTNTQTQSSSSSSGDGSLFRQRGSQAAQPDETGRVPPYVDFSQFYRLWGTDHSDGQSTQGGLGPQ; from the exons ATGGCGGCCCAGCCAAGGAATTTGATGCAGAGC CATCAGAGCTGGACAGATGACCTGCCGCTGTGTAAGATGTGTGGGGTTGGCACAGCACCCAACTGTGTGTACGGCCCAGATGGTAAAGGCACCGAGAGCCACCCCAACGAGGACGGATACCTCAGGCTCAA AACCGAGAATGGCTGTTTTCTCTACGGGGTTTTTAACGGTTACGACGGCTGCAGAGTGACCAGTGTTGCCTCGCAGTGTTTGTCAGCTGAACTGCTACTAGGACAGCTCAACTCCAGTCACACAGACAACGACGTCCGCAGGATGCTCACGCAG GCCTTCGATGTGGTGGAGAAGAGCTACTTCGCGACAATAGGCGACGCTCTGGCTATGAAAGCTGAGCTGTCCAACTTCGACTCACCATCACAAATTGag AATATGTCGTTCCACCATCTTTCTTCTCTGAATCAGAATCCTCAGGAGCGTCTGGAGCGTCTGAAGCAGCTGGAGCAGGAGGTGTCAGGAGGAGCTACGGCCGTGGTGGCACTGATCCTCAACAACAAGCTGTATATCGCCAATGTCG GTACCAACCGGGCACTGCTGTGTAAGTCTAGCAGCGACGGCCAGAACCAGGTTCTCCAGATCGGACGACCACACAGCACCGACAACGAGGACGAGCTGCAGAGACTGGCTGCACTGG GATTGGATTCAGCTCGTATAAGGCAGGCGGGGCAGATCGGCGGCCAGAGCAGCACCAGGAGGCTCGGAGACCACAGGGTTAAAAACAACTACAATGAAATCGACTTGCTAAG CGCGGCCAAGTCGAAGCCGGTCATCGCAGAGCCAGAGATTCATGGCAGCCTGTCTTTGGACAGTGTGACAGGCTTCTTGTTGCTGATGTCGGAAGGTCTCATCAATGCACTCGAGTCCGCCCACGGCCCCGAACAGGCCAATCAG GAaattgttgccatggtagcaGCAGAGCTGGCCCAGCAGACCAGCCTGGAGGCAGTGGCTCAGTCGGTAGTGGAGCGCGTCAAACGGCTGCACCACGACGTCTACGTGTCCGGCCGTCAAAGGGCGACCTACTGTTCTCGGCACGAGGACATGACCCTGCTCATCCGCACGCTCAACTACCCGCTGGCCGACGGAGCGCTCACGCCCACGCAGG gtggTCGTATCTACCCGGTGTCAGTTCCCTACTCTAACAGCCAGAGCACCAGTAAAACCAGCGTCACCCTCTCACTGGTCATGCCCTCCCAAAGCACACTCACCAACGGAACAAACACCGCCTCCACCCTGGAGGAAGGGACCCCCACACCAGG CAGTCAGAGCCCTACAGCAACCCTCCAGTCCACCAACACCCAGACGCAgagctccagctccagctcagGAGACGGAAGCCTGTTCCGCCAGCGGGGAAGCCAGGCGGCGCAGCCTGATGAGACGGGCAGGGTCCCACCCTACGTGGACTTCAGTCAGTTTTACCGTCTGTGGGGGACTGACCACAGTGACGGCCAGAGCACCCAGGGAGGGCTGGGACCCCAGTGA
- the tab1 gene encoding TGF-beta-activated kinase 1 and MAP3K7-binding protein 1 isoform X2 yields MAAQPRNLMQSHQSWTDDLPLCKMCGVGTAPNCVYGPDGKGTESHPNEDGYLRLKTENGCFLYGVFNGYDGCRVTSVASQCLSAELLLGQLNSSHTDNDVRRMLTQAFDVVEKSYFATIGDALAMKAELSNFDSPSQIENMSFHHLSSLNQNPQERLERLKQLEQEVSGGATAVVALILNNKLYIANVGTNRALLCKSSSDGQNQVLQIGRPHSTDNEDELQRLAALGLDSARIRQAGQIGGQSSTRRLGDHRVKNNYNEIDLLSAAKSKPVIAEPEIHGSLSLDSVTGFLLLMSEGLINALESAHGPEQANQEIVAMVAAELAQQTSLEAVAQSVVERVKRLHHDVYVSGRQRATYCSRHEDMTLLIRTLNYPLADGALTPTQGGRIYPVSVPYSNSQSTSKTSVTLSLVMPSQSTLTNGTNTASTLEEGTPTPGQSPTATLQSTNTQTQSSSSSSGDGSLFRQRGSQAAQPDETGRVPPYVDFSQFYRLWGTDHSDGQSTQGGLGPQ; encoded by the exons ATGGCGGCCCAGCCAAGGAATTTGATGCAGAGC CATCAGAGCTGGACAGATGACCTGCCGCTGTGTAAGATGTGTGGGGTTGGCACAGCACCCAACTGTGTGTACGGCCCAGATGGTAAAGGCACCGAGAGCCACCCCAACGAGGACGGATACCTCAGGCTCAA AACCGAGAATGGCTGTTTTCTCTACGGGGTTTTTAACGGTTACGACGGCTGCAGAGTGACCAGTGTTGCCTCGCAGTGTTTGTCAGCTGAACTGCTACTAGGACAGCTCAACTCCAGTCACACAGACAACGACGTCCGCAGGATGCTCACGCAG GCCTTCGATGTGGTGGAGAAGAGCTACTTCGCGACAATAGGCGACGCTCTGGCTATGAAAGCTGAGCTGTCCAACTTCGACTCACCATCACAAATTGag AATATGTCGTTCCACCATCTTTCTTCTCTGAATCAGAATCCTCAGGAGCGTCTGGAGCGTCTGAAGCAGCTGGAGCAGGAGGTGTCAGGAGGAGCTACGGCCGTGGTGGCACTGATCCTCAACAACAAGCTGTATATCGCCAATGTCG GTACCAACCGGGCACTGCTGTGTAAGTCTAGCAGCGACGGCCAGAACCAGGTTCTCCAGATCGGACGACCACACAGCACCGACAACGAGGACGAGCTGCAGAGACTGGCTGCACTGG GATTGGATTCAGCTCGTATAAGGCAGGCGGGGCAGATCGGCGGCCAGAGCAGCACCAGGAGGCTCGGAGACCACAGGGTTAAAAACAACTACAATGAAATCGACTTGCTAAG CGCGGCCAAGTCGAAGCCGGTCATCGCAGAGCCAGAGATTCATGGCAGCCTGTCTTTGGACAGTGTGACAGGCTTCTTGTTGCTGATGTCGGAAGGTCTCATCAATGCACTCGAGTCCGCCCACGGCCCCGAACAGGCCAATCAG GAaattgttgccatggtagcaGCAGAGCTGGCCCAGCAGACCAGCCTGGAGGCAGTGGCTCAGTCGGTAGTGGAGCGCGTCAAACGGCTGCACCACGACGTCTACGTGTCCGGCCGTCAAAGGGCGACCTACTGTTCTCGGCACGAGGACATGACCCTGCTCATCCGCACGCTCAACTACCCGCTGGCCGACGGAGCGCTCACGCCCACGCAGG gtggTCGTATCTACCCGGTGTCAGTTCCCTACTCTAACAGCCAGAGCACCAGTAAAACCAGCGTCACCCTCTCACTGGTCATGCCCTCCCAAAGCACACTCACCAACGGAACAAACACCGCCTCCACCCTGGAGGAAGGGACCCCCACACCAGG TCAGAGCCCTACAGCAACCCTCCAGTCCACCAACACCCAGACGCAgagctccagctccagctcagGAGACGGAAGCCTGTTCCGCCAGCGGGGAAGCCAGGCGGCGCAGCCTGATGAGACGGGCAGGGTCCCACCCTACGTGGACTTCAGTCAGTTTTACCGTCTGTGGGGGACTGACCACAGTGACGGCCAGAGCACCCAGGGAGGGCTGGGACCCCAGTGA
- the tab1 gene encoding TGF-beta-activated kinase 1 and MAP3K7-binding protein 1 isoform X3, whose amino-acid sequence MAAQPRNLMQSHQSWTDDLPLCKMCGVGTAPNCVYGPDGKGTESHPNEDGYLRLKTENGCFLYGVFNGYDGCRVTSVASQCLSAELLLGQLNSSHTDNDVRRMLTQAFDVVEKSYFATIGDALAMKAELSNFDSPSQIENPQERLERLKQLEQEVSGGATAVVALILNNKLYIANVGTNRALLCKSSSDGQNQVLQIGRPHSTDNEDELQRLAALGLDSARIRQAGQIGGQSSTRRLGDHRVKNNYNEIDLLSAAKSKPVIAEPEIHGSLSLDSVTGFLLLMSEGLINALESAHGPEQANQEIVAMVAAELAQQTSLEAVAQSVVERVKRLHHDVYVSGRQRATYCSRHEDMTLLIRTLNYPLADGALTPTQGGRIYPVSVPYSNSQSTSKTSVTLSLVMPSQSTLTNGTNTASTLEEGTPTPGSQSPTATLQSTNTQTQSSSSSSGDGSLFRQRGSQAAQPDETGRVPPYVDFSQFYRLWGTDHSDGQSTQGGLGPQ is encoded by the exons ATGGCGGCCCAGCCAAGGAATTTGATGCAGAGC CATCAGAGCTGGACAGATGACCTGCCGCTGTGTAAGATGTGTGGGGTTGGCACAGCACCCAACTGTGTGTACGGCCCAGATGGTAAAGGCACCGAGAGCCACCCCAACGAGGACGGATACCTCAGGCTCAA AACCGAGAATGGCTGTTTTCTCTACGGGGTTTTTAACGGTTACGACGGCTGCAGAGTGACCAGTGTTGCCTCGCAGTGTTTGTCAGCTGAACTGCTACTAGGACAGCTCAACTCCAGTCACACAGACAACGACGTCCGCAGGATGCTCACGCAG GCCTTCGATGTGGTGGAGAAGAGCTACTTCGCGACAATAGGCGACGCTCTGGCTATGAAAGCTGAGCTGTCCAACTTCGACTCACCATCACAAATTGag AATCCTCAGGAGCGTCTGGAGCGTCTGAAGCAGCTGGAGCAGGAGGTGTCAGGAGGAGCTACGGCCGTGGTGGCACTGATCCTCAACAACAAGCTGTATATCGCCAATGTCG GTACCAACCGGGCACTGCTGTGTAAGTCTAGCAGCGACGGCCAGAACCAGGTTCTCCAGATCGGACGACCACACAGCACCGACAACGAGGACGAGCTGCAGAGACTGGCTGCACTGG GATTGGATTCAGCTCGTATAAGGCAGGCGGGGCAGATCGGCGGCCAGAGCAGCACCAGGAGGCTCGGAGACCACAGGGTTAAAAACAACTACAATGAAATCGACTTGCTAAG CGCGGCCAAGTCGAAGCCGGTCATCGCAGAGCCAGAGATTCATGGCAGCCTGTCTTTGGACAGTGTGACAGGCTTCTTGTTGCTGATGTCGGAAGGTCTCATCAATGCACTCGAGTCCGCCCACGGCCCCGAACAGGCCAATCAG GAaattgttgccatggtagcaGCAGAGCTGGCCCAGCAGACCAGCCTGGAGGCAGTGGCTCAGTCGGTAGTGGAGCGCGTCAAACGGCTGCACCACGACGTCTACGTGTCCGGCCGTCAAAGGGCGACCTACTGTTCTCGGCACGAGGACATGACCCTGCTCATCCGCACGCTCAACTACCCGCTGGCCGACGGAGCGCTCACGCCCACGCAGG gtggTCGTATCTACCCGGTGTCAGTTCCCTACTCTAACAGCCAGAGCACCAGTAAAACCAGCGTCACCCTCTCACTGGTCATGCCCTCCCAAAGCACACTCACCAACGGAACAAACACCGCCTCCACCCTGGAGGAAGGGACCCCCACACCAGG CAGTCAGAGCCCTACAGCAACCCTCCAGTCCACCAACACCCAGACGCAgagctccagctccagctcagGAGACGGAAGCCTGTTCCGCCAGCGGGGAAGCCAGGCGGCGCAGCCTGATGAGACGGGCAGGGTCCCACCCTACGTGGACTTCAGTCAGTTTTACCGTCTGTGGGGGACTGACCACAGTGACGGCCAGAGCACCCAGGGAGGGCTGGGACCCCAGTGA